The Candidatus Dormiibacterota bacterium DNA segment CCGGTTGTCAATCACGTGGAACACGAAGTTCCCCGTGCTGTCGGTCACTCCGCTCCCGACGATCTTGGTCCCCTCCACGACTTCGACGCTCGCGAAACGGATCGGCTGCTGCGGCTCCACGCCTGTGAAGCCGTTGATGTCGAACTCCCTGTCGACGTAGACGAAGCGGCCGCTGACGTTGTAGTCGGCCAGGGCGGGGACGCACGACCAGGCGAGGAGTGCCAGTCCCAGGAGAGCGCGCTTCACGGTTGCGGCTCGCCGACCGGGACACCCATCCATTCATAGGCCCCGGCATGGTGCCTGCCCTGGGGGGCGGAAGCGCCGCTCCTCCAGATGATTCCCTGCTCGGTGTGGAACAGCCTCCCGTCGGGGAGCCGGAAGGAGGCCTCGAGCCTGATCGGGAAAGCGCCGGCGCGCTTCGACTGGATGGGGATGCTGTATGTCCGGTTCTCCCCGGCGCGCAACGAGCCCGGCGGGCCGCTCTCGATTGCCCCGGAATCGGCGCTGAGCGCCTCCGGCACGACCAGCGACAGGTTGACGTCCTGGAGATCCCCCGAAGCCCCCAGAGTCGCCTCCAGCCGCGGCGGAAGGCCGCGACCCGGATCCCCGGGGATCGCCTGCAGGTCGAGCGTCAGCGGGAGGGTCGGCTCGATGGTGGAGTGCGTGGCGGAATACGGGCGGGAGGACGCCGGGCGGAGCCAGAAGGCTGCCACCACGAGGACCACAGGAAGCGCCACGACCAGAAATCGCGGTGTCCTGCGCACCAAACAGCCCCCCCTCCGCGCGGGCCTTGAATGATGGGCGATGATGAACGGGCGGTGTGCGACGCCTCACCCTAAGTACGGTGGCTGCTGCACAAAGTCAAGAACAAATGAGGTTTCAGGTGACGTTCCGGCCATGAGGCCCTTGACTCGGACCGCGTTCACCGTAAACTCTGGGTGCTCCAGGAGCCTGGTGAAGCCGATGAAAATCCTGCGCTTTCCCGTCCGGCAGTCTGCGGTGCGGGACATCCCCGGTCGGATCGCCTCGCTCGAGATCCTGCTGTCGGAATGCAGGAGCCGCCAGTCTCGTTTTCACGAGGATGGACGACGCCTGAGACAATCACTCGAAAGGCTTGCGGTCCTGGCGCGGAACATGGTGCGGGACAGCGAGACCCTGAAGCGCTCCGCCGGCCGGCTGCGCGCCTGCCGTCCCCGAATCGCGCCGAAGTCCCCCCCCGTCTGAGCGCGACCTCGATGGCCGGACCGATCTATGCGGATCATGCCTCGACGACGCCCGTGTCCGCCGAAGTGCTCGAGGCGATGTTGCCCTACCTGGGTGAGCGATTCGGGAACGCCTCCAGTCTCTACGCGCGCGGCCAGCGGGCCCGCGAGGCGGTCGAGCGGGCGCGCGCATCGGTCGCCCTCCTCCTGAAGGTCGCCTCGGACGAAGTGCTGTTCACCTCCTCGGCCAGCGAGTCGAACAACCTCGCCTTGAAGGGGATCGCCCAGTCGGCGGGGCGCGGGGGGAAAACGATTCTGGCGGCCGCCACCGAGCACATCTCCGTCCTGCACCCACTGCGCACCCTGGAACGCCAGGGCTTTCGCGTACGGCTGCTCCCGGTGGACCACCACGGGCTTCTGGACCCCGACGACCTGCGACGTGCCCTGGATGACGAGACGCTGATCGTCAGCGTGGCGCACGCGAGCGCCGAGATCGGCACGCTTCAGCCGCTCTCCGACCTCTGCCGCGTGGCGCACGCCGGCGGGGTGCCCCTGCACTGCGACGCGACCTTGACCGCCGGGGCCCTGCCCTGGCCGGAGGCACCCGACGCTCCGGACCTGGTCACGGTATCGGCGCACCTGCTGTACGGGCCGCAGGGGATAGCCGCCCTGCGCGTCCGCGAGGGTATCCGGCTGGCGCCGCTCGTCGAGGGAGGAACGCAGGAGGGAGGAATGCGGGCCGGCACGGAGGCGCTCGCCGCGGTGGCGGGGTTCGGCGCCGCCGCCCGCCTGGCCCTGTCGGAGATGGACGGTCGCAGCCGCCGGGCCGCTTCCCTCGCGACGCGCCTGCGACGCGCCCTGGCCGGCAGGCTCGATGGACTCGAGGCGACGGGACATCCGGAGCGCCGGATTCCCGGGCACGTCAGCCTGTGTGTCCGGGGGGTCGAGGCGGAGGCGATGGTGCAGGCCCTCGATTCGGAGGGGATCGAGGCGGGCAGCGGCTCCGCCTGCACGACTGCGGTCCACAAGCCTTCCCATGTCCTGGAAGCGATCGGAATGGATCCCGTGACGGCACGCGGCGCCCTGACGTTTTCATTCGGCGAAACGAACCGCGAGACCGACCCCGACCGCGTTGCGGCGGCTCTTGTCCGGGTGGCCGAACGACTCCGGGCGCTGAGCCCGTTGCCTGGGAAATCTTGAGGGTCAGTCGAGGGGGTCGAAAACCAGGCCTGTCAGGACCTTCGGGAAGAAATACGTCGACTTCTGCGGCAACCTGAGCCCGGCTCGGGTCACCTCGATGACCTGCTGGATGCGCGTCGAATTCATCAGGACGCCGATCTGGGCGCGGCCCATCGCCACACTCTCGAACACCGCACCCTGGTCTTTCACGTACTCCAGATGGGCCTGGCGCGCCTGGGCCTCGGGCGTGATCCCGAGGATCCCCTCCAGCAGCAGGTGGTGAAGGAGGACGACGTCGAGCCGGCGCAACGGTTCCGGGATCGGCGCGAGCTCCTTTCGCCCGAGCCCCTCCCCCTCGCTCCATTCCAGGAGCCAATACGAGTCGTCCGGGAGGACGAGCCCGAACACACCCGGGTGGGCCGACCTCGACGACACCTTCACCCGGAGCTCGTTGGCCGTCCGCACGCGCTCGAGCCGGAACAGAGGCGCCAGGCGCGCACGGAATCCCGCCTCATCGAATCCCGGCAGGGAATGCACCAGGCGGTGGATCGGGTAGATCGCGAGACCGCTGTCCTCGAGGCTGCAGAGGAACGCCAGGACGTGCTCGGCGTCCCGGAGTCCGCGGGCGCGCCGCTCGTCGCGGTAGGCCAGGGCCGATTCGTACCGATGGTGACCATCCGCGATGAGGGCCCACTGATCGCGCAGGCGGCGGGTGATGAACTCGACGCGCTCCCGGTCGCCGACCCGGACCACGCGACTGAGCGTGCCGTCGTCGTCGCGGGCCTGCAGGAACGTCTCGCCGCCCATCGCCTTCGCGACCGTGCCCGACACGTCTCCCCCTGGATCCGAATGCAGGAGGAAGACCGCGCTCAGGTGCGTCCGGCTGGCGGCGAGCAGTCGTCCGCGGTCGACGCGCGGCCCTTCCAGAGTGCGCTCGTGGGGCAGGATCGATCCGGATCCGAACGGTTCCAGGGTCAGACGGGCGAAGAACCCGCGGCGCGTGGCCACGCCGCCCGACGGAGGGCTGTAACTCTGCTCGCAGACATACAACGCGGCCTGCGTGTCGCGCACCAGGACTTCGTCGTGGATCCACTGATAGAGGAGCCGCGCCGCGCCGGCGTAGGGTTCGTCCCCGGCCGACGGCCGGGGCAGATCGACGTGCACGACGTTTTCGTCGTGACGGGCCAGGAGGCGGGCGCGCTGCTCCTCGGTGAGTACGTCGTAGGGCGGCGCCACCAGCCGGTCCAGGATCGGGCGCAGACGCGGCGCGTAGGTGAGGGCGCGGAACGGGAGGACGGCGGGCATCGAGGACCGGATCAGAGGTGCTCGAGGCTCATGCGAACCTCGAATTTGTGAATGAAGTCGGCTTCGATTGAGCCGGTCGATCGTCGGTCGGCGAGAACCCACACATTCTTGACCCGGTCGAACCCCGTAACGAGGATGCGCGCGCGCATCCTGAGCACGCTCCCCTCCTTGCCCTGCGCCACCACGCCCTCGAGCGATACCTTCCCTGCCTTCATCTTGAGCAGCTGCATGACGTGATAGCTCCCGCTCAGACGCGGCGGGGCCTCGGCCACCTGGAGCTCGAAATCGGCCTGTTTGAAATCGACGAAGGAGCTCTTGACGGTTTGACTCTTCTCGTCGACCTCCTCCGGCGGGTAACCCTCGGCGGCCAGGGCCTCGAGAAGACCCTTGAAGAGCCTGGCCGGCCGGATCTTGTAGACGCGAACCAGGTAGGAGGACTCCGCCTCGGGCGGCACAGGCGCCGGGCTGTCCTCGCCGGTCGACTGCCCTTCCCCGGGGGCGTCCGCCGGGGGGGTCACCGCGGGGGAGGGGCTGCTCCCGTCCTGCGCGCGTGGGGCGGCGTCAGCCGACCAGGCGCCTGACAGGACACACAGAATCGCCCCCAGGACGAGGGCGGACATCTCCCGGGCGGTCGGCGCACGCCGGTGAAATCTCGTCGGTACGCACGCGGGCATGGAGCGGAAAGTATAGCAGAGACGTCAGCCGCGGGCCGCCCGGGCGGCGAGAGGATCGGCGCCGCCGACGATCGCTTTCATGGCACCCGCCAGATGCTCCAGCTTGAACGGCTTGTCCACGCAGGGACAGCCCGAGGTGTCGAGGAAGTGCCGCGTGTCGGGGTGCAGGGTGTCCCCGGAGGCGAAGATGACCCGGCGCGCCAGATCGGGCCAGCGCCGCCGGATTTCGTGGAACAGCTGCTGCCCGTCCATCTCCGGCATCTTGAGGTCCAGGAGAATGATGTCGTAGTTGCGGCGCTCCAGCTTCTGCAGCGCTTCGCGGGCGCTGCCGGCCGTGTCGATCGTGTGCCGGCCGTCGCGGCCGAAGGCGTCGACGATCAGGTCCAGGATCACCGCCTCGTCGTCGACCGCGAGGATCCGGAGCGTGGCGGGCTCGCCCGCCACCGTGGCGGAGGCGGATTCCGCCCCCGCCTCGGCGGGACGCGCGTCCGTGACCACCGGGAGTTCGATGTTGATGCGCGTCCCCTCGCCGACCCGGCTGTCGGCCCAGATGCGACCGCCGTGGTCCTTGACGATCCCGTACGACACGGAGAGACCCAGACCCGTGCCCTCCCCAACGGCCTTGGTGGTGAAGAACGGATCGAAGATCTTGCCCAGGACCTCGGGAGGCATGCCGGGGCCGTCGTCGGCGACCTCCAGGCGGATCACGCCGTCCCTGGCGGACGTCCCGATGGTCAGAGTCCCGTGGCCTCTGTGCGACGCCACGGCGTGCTGCGCGTTATTGATCAGGTTCAGGAGGACCTGCTGCATCTGATTGAAGTCCAGCATCGTTTTCGGGATGAGGGGGTCGAGCTTCTTCGCCACCTTGAGGTTGTTGACACGCAGCTGATAGGCCTTCAGGTCGAGCGTTTTCTCGATGATCCCGTTGAGTCCCAGATAGCGCTTCTCGGAGGGGTAGCGCCGGGCGAAGGCCAGGAGGTTCTGGACGATTTTCTGGCAGCGCAGAGCCGATTCGAAGATGCGCTCCACGCTCTTGCGCTGTCGTGCGTCCATCTGGCCGCCCATCAGGAGTTGCGCGTACCCGAGCACACCGGTGAGGGGGTTGTTGAGCTCGTGGGCCACGCCGCTGACCAGCTCGCCCATCGCCGACAGTTTCTCGGTGACCTGAAGGGATCGACGGGCACCTTTCAGATCCGTGATGTCCTTGATGATGCCCACGGTCCCGTACGGATCTCCGGACTCGTTCCGCAGGGGCGACGCGGCCACCAGGACGTCCCGCGCGCTGCCGTCCCGCGTGCGCACGGTCGTCTCCACTCCCTGCAGCGGCAAGGCCTCCCCGAGGAGTCTCTCGATGCGCCCGCGTGCCTCCGCCTCGGGATAGAGATCGAGGCAGTTGGTGCCGAGGACCTCCTCTCTCTTCAGCCTCAGCATGCTCTCACCGCCGCGGCTGAATTCCGTGAAGCGTCCTTCCATGTCGGTCGTGTAGATCAGGTCCGGGAACTGGTCGAGGATCTTCTGCAGCTTCTCCGCGGCCTCCTTGCGGGAGCGGGCGTCCCCGCGCATCTGTTCGTACATCAGGGCGTTCTTGATGGCGGTCGCGGAGGCGTTCGCCACTACCTTGCAGGCCATGATCTCGTGGGCCGTGAACCGGCGCTCGGCGCGGGCGGCGCGCAGGAACAGCATGCCCAGGAGAGCATCCTTGTAGAGGATGGGAAGGACCATGATGGAATGGAACCCGAGCTTCTCGAGCGTGTCCTTGATCGGCTGCATCAGCGGTTCGCGGGAGATGTCGTTGATCACGACCGTCTCGTGCGTCTCGATGGCGCGACGCACTTCCGGATACTTGTCCATGTCCAGGACCAGACCCGAGATCTTCGGATCGTCGCTGCTGGCCAGCACCGAGCAGCGCCCGTCGAGCGCGTCCACCGTCAGGATGGAGCAGCGGCGCGCATCCACCAGCACGGCGATGCGCTGCGCGATCATGTACAGGACTTCCTTGATGTCCAGGGTCGAGGTCGTGGCCGAGGTGATCTCGTGGAACGTCTTGAGTTCGAGACGCTCGCGCTCGAACTCACCGGCGCGCACCTGCTCGGCTCGTCCCAGATGCACGAGGTGGCCGTAGTAGAGCGCCGCCGTGTACAGGAACGGCACGCGCAGCAGGAGGGGCGTCAGATCGACGGCCATGCCGCCATGGGCGCGCGTCAGGTACAGGTAGAATCCCGAGACCAGCGTGGCCCCCGCCATGGTGCGCAGCAGGTCCGTCCCCAGCGCCGCGAGCATCAGATTCAGGAAGAACGCCAGCTGCAGATCGGTCCCCTCCAGGCCGGCGCGGAACAATCCGAGGGAGACCAGGAACGTGTCCGCGACCACGATCAGGTACTCCACCTGGCGCGAAGCGAACAGGCGGTCGGGCAGGTAGGTCAAGGCGATGTTGCTCGCCGCGAACGCCAGGATGAGACCGACCTCGAAGAGGCCAGGTGACACCCCGCCGGGCGGGGCCAGGATCAACGCGGTGGCCAGGATGAGCATCCAGCGCAGGGCGAGCCTCAGTGTCCTGGCGCTGGTGCGCTCCATCGGCTGAATCCAGACTCTGCGGGCCAAATCCTCCCCCCCATCCGGCGGTCTTCGACAG contains these protein-coding regions:
- a CDS encoding cysteine desulfurase family protein, translated to MAGPIYADHASTTPVSAEVLEAMLPYLGERFGNASSLYARGQRAREAVERARASVALLLKVASDEVLFTSSASESNNLALKGIAQSAGRGGKTILAAATEHISVLHPLRTLERQGFRVRLLPVDHHGLLDPDDLRRALDDETLIVSVAHASAEIGTLQPLSDLCRVAHAGGVPLHCDATLTAGALPWPEAPDAPDLVTVSAHLLYGPQGIAALRVREGIRLAPLVEGGTQEGGMRAGTEALAAVAGFGAAARLALSEMDGRSRRAASLATRLRRALAGRLDGLEATGHPERRIPGHVSLCVRGVEAEAMVQALDSEGIEAGSGSACTTAVHKPSHVLEAIGMDPVTARGALTFSFGETNRETDPDRVAAALVRVAERLRALSPLPGKS
- a CDS encoding ATP-binding protein, whose product is MERTSARTLRLALRWMLILATALILAPPGGVSPGLFEVGLILAFAASNIALTYLPDRLFASRQVEYLIVVADTFLVSLGLFRAGLEGTDLQLAFFLNLMLAALGTDLLRTMAGATLVSGFYLYLTRAHGGMAVDLTPLLLRVPFLYTAALYYGHLVHLGRAEQVRAGEFERERLELKTFHEITSATTSTLDIKEVLYMIAQRIAVLVDARRCSILTVDALDGRCSVLASSDDPKISGLVLDMDKYPEVRRAIETHETVVINDISREPLMQPIKDTLEKLGFHSIMVLPILYKDALLGMLFLRAARAERRFTAHEIMACKVVANASATAIKNALMYEQMRGDARSRKEAAEKLQKILDQFPDLIYTTDMEGRFTEFSRGGESMLRLKREEVLGTNCLDLYPEAEARGRIERLLGEALPLQGVETTVRTRDGSARDVLVAASPLRNESGDPYGTVGIIKDITDLKGARRSLQVTEKLSAMGELVSGVAHELNNPLTGVLGYAQLLMGGQMDARQRKSVERIFESALRCQKIVQNLLAFARRYPSEKRYLGLNGIIEKTLDLKAYQLRVNNLKVAKKLDPLIPKTMLDFNQMQQVLLNLINNAQHAVASHRGHGTLTIGTSARDGVIRLEVADDGPGMPPEVLGKIFDPFFTTKAVGEGTGLGLSVSYGIVKDHGGRIWADSRVGEGTRINIELPVVTDARPAEAGAESASATVAGEPATLRILAVDDEAVILDLIVDAFGRDGRHTIDTAGSAREALQKLERRNYDIILLDLKMPEMDGQQLFHEIRRRWPDLARRVIFASGDTLHPDTRHFLDTSGCPCVDKPFKLEHLAGAMKAIVGGADPLAARAARG
- a CDS encoding DUF1015 domain-containing protein; translated protein: MPAVLPFRALTYAPRLRPILDRLVAPPYDVLTEEQRARLLARHDENVVHVDLPRPSAGDEPYAGAARLLYQWIHDEVLVRDTQAALYVCEQSYSPPSGGVATRRGFFARLTLEPFGSGSILPHERTLEGPRVDRGRLLAASRTHLSAVFLLHSDPGGDVSGTVAKAMGGETFLQARDDDGTLSRVVRVGDRERVEFITRRLRDQWALIADGHHRYESALAYRDERRARGLRDAEHVLAFLCSLEDSGLAIYPIHRLVHSLPGFDEAGFRARLAPLFRLERVRTANELRVKVSSRSAHPGVFGLVLPDDSYWLLEWSEGEGLGRKELAPIPEPLRRLDVVLLHHLLLEGILGITPEAQARQAHLEYVKDQGAVFESVAMGRAQIGVLMNSTRIQQVIEVTRAGLRLPQKSTYFFPKVLTGLVFDPLD